A window from Verrucomicrobiota bacterium encodes these proteins:
- a CDS encoding PmoA family protein, with protein sequence MKTNRNALRVRCATLLLLATALFLRAQSITNASFAPKPVPLMQVIPLPLDQVSFQRDGTEIARYYFATNLARPFLYPIIGPSGRSLTRMGHPHDPETHSHHNSVWISHAAVNGLSFWEDRGPGKIVHQRVERLEDGPEECALVVYNAWRAENRVLLYERRQMTARNLPNHEWLLLLDLHLEANGDEVTLGQTAFGLLGVRMAKTIGVLDGGGTLRNSEGGQGETAIFRKPARWMDYSGPITATAAEGITLLDHPINLNYPSVFHVRNDGWMGAALTFPGKFKLAPGKPLRLRYGLYIHAGIPAPQQIEACFTNFTNATPPNLTQRVKP encoded by the coding sequence ATGAAGACGAACCGGAACGCCCTCCGCGTGCGCTGCGCCACGCTGCTGCTCCTGGCCACCGCATTATTCCTGCGGGCCCAATCCATTACGAACGCCTCGTTTGCCCCCAAGCCTGTCCCGCTCATGCAGGTGATCCCCCTGCCCTTGGATCAGGTTTCCTTTCAGCGCGACGGCACGGAAATCGCCCGCTACTACTTCGCCACCAACCTGGCGCGGCCCTTCCTCTATCCGATCATCGGCCCCAGCGGCCGTTCCCTCACCCGCATGGGCCACCCGCACGATCCGGAAACCCACAGCCACCATAACTCCGTCTGGATTTCCCACGCCGCCGTCAACGGCCTGAGCTTCTGGGAAGATCGTGGTCCGGGGAAAATCGTTCATCAACGCGTCGAGCGATTGGAAGACGGCCCGGAGGAATGCGCACTCGTCGTCTATAACGCATGGCGGGCCGAAAACCGCGTGCTCCTTTACGAGCGCCGCCAAATGACCGCCCGCAATTTACCGAATCACGAATGGCTCTTGCTTCTGGACCTTCACCTCGAAGCCAATGGGGACGAAGTCACCCTGGGACAGACCGCCTTTGGCCTGCTCGGCGTGCGCATGGCCAAGACCATCGGCGTCCTGGACGGCGGCGGCACCCTCCGCAACTCCGAAGGCGGGCAGGGCGAAACCGCCATCTTCCGCAAACCCGCCCGCTGGATGGATTACTCCGGCCCGATCACCGCCACCGCCGCCGAGGGCATCACCCTGCTTGATCATCCCATCAATCTGAATTACCCCAGCGTCTTCCACGTGCGCAACGACGGCTGGATGGGCGCGGCGTTGACCTTCCCCGGCAAATTCAAACTCGCGCCCGGCAAACCGCTTCGGCTGCGCTACGGTCTCTACATCCACGCTGGCATTCCCGCGCCGCAACAAATCGAAGCCTGCTTCACGAACTTCACGAATGCCACTCCGCCCAACCTGACCCAGCGCGTGAAACCTTGA
- the glmS gene encoding glutamine--fructose-6-phosphate transaminase (isomerizing), producing MCGIIGYIGRKTAAPILLEGLRRLEYRGYDSAGLAVLDAGRLQIRKKLGKIDEGLARLLATESPRGTVGIGHTRWATHGAPSDVNSHPHLDQSGKIAVVHNGVIENFDSLKTRMRNAGHQFQSATDTEVLAHLIGEHYAKLRGQATEEHPLAAAVASALKEVIGTYGIAVVCSEHPEVIVGARRGSPLIVGVGVGENFLASDASALAVHTRQVVYLNDYDVVTLTTEQFRVFNLGSDTAKVQISQLEFDAEAAERGTFPHFMLKEIHEQPRTVANAMRGRVDNEEATAKFGGLNMSPAELRAVDQIVIAACGTSWHAALIGEHLLEEFAHIPVEVEYASEFRYRNAPIEKNTLVLVITQSGETADTLAALREARRRGHKVLSLCNVVGSTIAREADGGIYLHAGPEIGVASTKAFSSQVTALTLFALLMGRMRMFSVADGMRIIRALENVPAQLQQILEQTEEIKRIALKYAQSEDFFFLGRQYNFAVALEGALKLKEISYIHAEGYPAAEMKHGPIAMIDERTPTVVLIPQDTLYEKNFSNLEEIRARKGPIIAVTTAGNEGIREKADEVIYLPPTLECIFPLLATVPLQLLAYHIAVARSCDVDKPRNLAKSVTVE from the coding sequence ATGTGCGGCATCATTGGTTATATTGGCAGGAAAACGGCGGCGCCCATCCTCCTCGAGGGTTTGCGCCGGTTGGAGTATCGCGGATACGACAGCGCCGGTCTGGCGGTGCTCGACGCGGGCCGGCTGCAAATCCGCAAGAAGCTGGGCAAAATTGACGAGGGCCTGGCCCGCTTGCTCGCCACTGAGTCACCGCGCGGCACGGTGGGCATCGGGCACACCCGCTGGGCCACCCACGGCGCGCCCTCGGACGTCAATTCCCACCCGCACCTGGATCAGAGCGGCAAGATCGCCGTGGTCCATAACGGCGTGATCGAGAATTTTGACTCGCTCAAGACCCGGATGCGCAACGCCGGGCACCAGTTCCAATCCGCCACGGATACCGAGGTGCTGGCGCACTTAATCGGCGAGCATTATGCGAAGCTGCGCGGCCAGGCAACCGAGGAGCATCCGCTCGCAGCAGCGGTGGCCAGCGCCCTCAAGGAAGTCATCGGCACGTATGGCATCGCGGTGGTGTGCTCGGAGCATCCGGAGGTGATCGTCGGCGCGCGGCGCGGTTCCCCGCTGATCGTCGGGGTCGGGGTCGGAGAGAATTTCCTGGCCAGCGACGCCTCCGCCCTCGCCGTCCACACGCGGCAGGTGGTGTATCTGAATGATTACGATGTGGTGACGTTGACGACGGAGCAGTTCCGCGTCTTCAACCTCGGCAGCGATACCGCCAAGGTGCAGATCAGCCAGCTTGAATTCGACGCCGAGGCGGCGGAGCGCGGCACCTTCCCCCATTTCATGCTCAAGGAAATCCACGAGCAACCCCGCACCGTGGCCAATGCCATGCGCGGGCGCGTGGATAATGAGGAAGCCACCGCCAAATTCGGCGGGCTGAACATGTCCCCCGCGGAACTGCGGGCGGTGGACCAGATCGTCATCGCCGCCTGCGGCACAAGCTGGCACGCCGCGCTGATCGGTGAGCATTTGCTGGAAGAATTCGCGCATATCCCCGTGGAGGTGGAATACGCCAGCGAATTCCGCTACCGCAACGCGCCGATTGAGAAGAATACGCTGGTGCTGGTCATCACCCAATCCGGCGAAACCGCCGATACCCTCGCCGCGCTGCGCGAGGCCCGCCGCCGCGGGCACAAGGTGCTCTCACTTTGCAACGTCGTCGGCAGCACCATCGCCCGCGAGGCCGATGGCGGCATCTACCTGCACGCCGGGCCGGAAATCGGCGTCGCCTCCACCAAGGCGTTCTCCTCGCAAGTGACCGCGCTCACCCTCTTTGCGCTGCTCATGGGCCGCATGCGCATGTTCTCCGTCGCGGACGGCATGCGGATCATCCGCGCGCTGGAAAATGTCCCCGCCCAATTGCAGCAAATTCTGGAACAGACCGAGGAAATCAAACGCATCGCGCTAAAATACGCCCAATCGGAAGACTTCTTCTTCCTGGGCCGGCAGTACAACTTCGCCGTTGCGCTCGAAGGCGCCCTGAAGCTCAAAGAAATCTCGTACATCCACGCCGAGGGCTACCCGGCGGCGGAAATGAAACACGGCCCCATCGCCATGATTGACGAGCGCACGCCCACCGTGGTCTTGATTCCGCAGGATACCCTTTACGAAAAGAACTTCAGCAACCTGGAAGAAATCCGCGCGCGCAAAGGCCCGATCATCGCCGTCACCACCGCCGGGAACGAAGGCATCCGCGAGAAAGCCGACGAGGTCATCTACCTGCCGCCCACCTTGGAATGCATCTTCCCCCTGCTCGCCACCGTGCCCCTGCAGCTCTTGGCCTACCACATCGCCGTCGCGCGCAGTTGCGACGTGGACAAACCCCGCAACCTTGCCAAGAGTGTGACGGTGGAATAG